A portion of the Leptospira kanakyensis genome contains these proteins:
- a CDS encoding c-type cytochrome, producing the protein MNKTYEVKSVPIPKFSKPADTTEGKRLYQSRGCGDCHDVDGSGRTFIQDPAIGTLSGANLTSGKGGVLSDRSDEELAVAIRHGVGKNGKALIFMPSTDFQGMTNEDVGKLISYLRSTPAVDKPQGDIKPGPLGRFLYLIGEIPVFVSAEIINHDMVHLTNIKPSVSLEYGKYVASTCTGCHGFSLKGEPIQGAPPEWPPSQDISKAGLTNYTESSFIQTIRTGKRPDGSEMKFPMPWQSLGQLTDTELKALWIYLQTI; encoded by the coding sequence ATGAACAAAACCTACGAAGTAAAGTCTGTCCCCATACCCAAATTTTCTAAACCCGCTGACACAACCGAAGGAAAACGCCTCTACCAATCCAGAGGTTGCGGAGATTGTCATGATGTAGATGGAAGTGGAAGGACATTCATTCAGGATCCAGCCATCGGAACTCTATCCGGAGCTAACCTAACATCGGGTAAAGGTGGAGTTTTATCAGACAGATCGGATGAAGAACTTGCTGTCGCAATCCGACATGGTGTAGGAAAAAATGGTAAGGCTTTAATTTTTATGCCCTCAACCGATTTCCAAGGAATGACCAACGAAGACGTTGGTAAATTGATTTCCTATTTACGTTCCACTCCTGCCGTAGACAAACCACAAGGAGATATCAAACCAGGCCCTTTGGGAAGATTTTTATATTTGATTGGAGAAATTCCAGTTTTTGTTTCTGCTGAAATCATCAATCATGATATGGTTCACTTAACAAATATTAAACCTTCAGTTTCGTTGGAATATGGAAAATATGTTGCATCCACTTGTACTGGTTGTCATGGATTTAGTTTAAAAGGTGAACCCATCCAAGGAGCTCCTCCCGAATGGCCACCGTCTCAAGATATCAGTAAAGCCGGACTAACAAATTATACAGAAAGTAGTTTCATCCAAACGATCAGAACAGGAAAACGTCCCGATGGTTCAGAGATGAAATTTCCAATGCCTTGGCAAAGTTTGGGCCAACTAACGGACACAGAACTCAAGGCACTTTGGATTTATTTACAAACAATTTAA
- a CDS encoding SMP-30/gluconolactonase/LRE family protein: MNKFIINFPSFQNVRNSISVFILFVFLILFSCRTPEEYFKNQIKGPVDLPYNTSIESIKSEGDPIKQNVTIDGSNLPAQDEILLQENLGRAFVASIDGWIWKVDLTTNLAEPFVKTPLLPGGMVFHPKNQDIIYMCLSRGKQHESNINESPGIYELTISTKQIRKIGTRVPLVDKTKEPSNGQIGIFYSKGKETKIPISELNSTNSRNVEKADDLAISKDGERIYFTEPYDHPNSILGVSIQSKQEVLTLGRNGHLWKYDLKDNTASLIAHQYTYLDGILLEYSEKENEFESSILLNELSKSRLIRLHLSGDKSGKDELVIDGLPGFPDGMDRDPNGRIWIAIPVERSKLITWLHKHPFWKRLVLYIPEKLQPVSKKTSIIALSPNGKNPIYYAVHDGSLFSYIIVVVPGKEKLYLAVYQDGFKGFVTMPYPNNL, encoded by the coding sequence ATGAACAAATTCATTATAAACTTTCCATCATTCCAAAATGTTCGAAACTCCATTTCCGTATTTATACTTTTTGTATTTTTGATTTTATTTTCCTGTAGAACACCAGAAGAATATTTTAAAAATCAAATCAAAGGGCCTGTTGACCTTCCTTACAACACTTCTATAGAATCAATCAAATCCGAAGGTGATCCCATCAAACAAAATGTAACAATTGATGGATCAAATTTACCAGCCCAAGATGAAATCCTCCTACAAGAGAATTTAGGGAGAGCCTTTGTTGCTTCCATTGATGGATGGATTTGGAAAGTTGATCTAACCACTAACCTAGCGGAACCTTTTGTAAAAACTCCACTTCTACCTGGCGGTATGGTGTTTCATCCAAAAAATCAAGATATCATTTATATGTGTTTGTCTCGAGGAAAACAACATGAAAGTAACATAAACGAATCACCAGGAATTTACGAATTGACTATCTCCACAAAACAAATTCGTAAGATCGGCACACGAGTTCCCCTTGTAGACAAAACAAAAGAACCATCCAATGGTCAAATTGGTATTTTTTATTCCAAAGGTAAGGAAACTAAAATTCCAATTAGCGAGTTAAATAGCACTAACAGCCGAAATGTGGAAAAAGCGGACGACTTGGCTATTAGTAAAGACGGAGAAAGAATCTATTTCACAGAACCTTATGATCATCCAAACTCAATCCTAGGAGTCAGCATACAATCAAAACAAGAAGTTCTCACTTTAGGACGGAATGGACATCTTTGGAAATATGATTTAAAAGATAACACTGCAAGTTTGATCGCACACCAATACACATACTTAGATGGTATTTTATTAGAATATTCAGAAAAAGAAAATGAATTCGAATCTTCTATCTTGCTCAATGAACTTTCAAAATCCAGACTCATTCGATTACACTTAAGCGGCGATAAATCAGGAAAAGACGAACTAGTCATCGACGGCCTTCCTGGATTTCCTGACGGTATGGACAGAGATCCAAACGGACGGATTTGGATAGCCATCCCCGTAGAAAGATCCAAACTCATTACATGGCTACACAAACATCCATTTTGGAAACGGCTTGTCCTCTACATCCCTGAAAAATTACAACCAGTATCTAAAAAAACAAGTATCATCGCACTATCACCTAACGGAAAAAATCCGATATACTACGCAGTCCACGACGGAAGTTTATTCTCCTATATCATCGTTGTTGTTCCAGGAAAAGAAAAATTATACCTAGCCGTTTACCAAGATGGTTTTAAAGGATTCGTCACAATGCCATACCCTAACAACCTATAG
- a CDS encoding SMP-30/gluconolactonase/LRE family protein yields MKSLFSINTIYCIYSIIFFLFIGCNSGNIKIGEAYKLGKVPDSILEVSKPDPFLNHLKIDFPELPGHDDLIFDNKNQIAYASGMDGWVWKLDFKTNAAEAWVKPPVNPAGLQFSNKSNESILACASRLGGVSYDETNRVGLYEINIKTKSVVPLLLNLPKLEKSDFETVYPKAKRPTFSLKELNESNARPFSLCNDLAVSKDGNRIYISEPFERPNAAMGSGAVPEAIGLYPHGKLWMYDRKQNTVSLIMNGFTFIDGIVIADHSASAEESVIITETTKFRIIKANISGKQEGSFEILFENLPGLADGLERDTLGRIWVGIIKPRSGLINFVHNNPWLKPFLLSIPQRILPIAKKTGILLLDPSGKKTLYYSMHDGSKIKDISVVVPNLNSLYFPSFDTNSRGLYSIPTDSLKLGE; encoded by the coding sequence CTTTATTCTCTATAAACACTATTTATTGTATCTACTCAATTATCTTTTTTCTATTCATTGGATGTAATTCCGGTAATATCAAAATTGGAGAAGCCTATAAACTAGGAAAGGTCCCTGATTCTATTTTAGAAGTAAGTAAACCAGATCCTTTTTTGAACCATTTAAAAATCGACTTTCCTGAGTTACCTGGTCATGACGATCTAATCTTCGATAACAAAAATCAAATCGCTTATGCGTCCGGAATGGATGGTTGGGTTTGGAAATTAGATTTCAAAACAAATGCAGCCGAAGCTTGGGTTAAACCTCCCGTGAATCCAGCAGGCTTACAATTTTCAAACAAATCCAATGAATCCATACTCGCTTGTGCTTCAAGACTTGGTGGAGTTAGTTATGATGAAACCAATCGTGTTGGTTTATATGAAATCAATATCAAAACAAAATCTGTAGTTCCTCTATTACTCAATTTACCTAAATTAGAAAAATCAGATTTTGAAACGGTTTATCCAAAGGCAAAACGACCGACCTTCTCTCTTAAAGAATTAAACGAGTCCAATGCAAGACCTTTCTCTTTATGTAATGATCTCGCCGTATCTAAGGATGGAAATCGAATCTATATTTCAGAACCATTTGAAAGACCTAATGCAGCAATGGGAAGTGGTGCCGTTCCCGAAGCGATTGGACTTTATCCTCATGGCAAACTTTGGATGTATGATAGAAAACAAAATACAGTTTCTCTCATCATGAATGGATTTACTTTTATTGATGGTATCGTCATTGCCGATCATTCTGCTTCTGCAGAAGAATCAGTCATCATCACTGAAACAACAAAGTTCAGAATCATCAAAGCAAACATCAGTGGTAAACAAGAAGGAAGCTTCGAAATTTTATTCGAAAATCTTCCTGGATTGGCTGATGGTTTAGAACGAGATACATTAGGTAGAATTTGGGTTGGTATCATCAAACCACGTTCGGGACTTATCAATTTTGTTCACAACAACCCATGGCTAAAACCATTTCTATTATCGATTCCACAACGAATCCTTCCCATCGCAAAAAAAACAGGAATCCTTTTACTCGATCCATCCGGCAAAAAAACATTATACTATTCAATGCATGATGGTTCCAAAATCAAAGATATCTCAGTAGTGGTTCCCAATTTAAACTCTCTTTATTTTCCATCCTTTGACACAAACTCTAGAGGACTATATTCCATACCTACCGATAGCTTAAAGTTAGGTGAATAG